The window CCTTTTCTGAACCTAAATACACACCCATGTAAgtaatttgttaaaatttattatttaattaatttagatgttttatttatacgGTAAAGAAATTTAGAATTAGGAAGCTCTTCAGGTGTACATTTTGTGATTAAAGTGTGGTTTCACACTTGTGTGTCCTTTTCAGGTTGCAGCCAGACATCCAGCGGTTGGCTGAGGAGCAAGACACTGTACAGAAGTTGcatgtgagcacacacacacacgcttacTGTGTGGACACAAAGGGGGTTGGAATATGTGTTGAACAAGCTTTCTACATCATTTTCCATTAGGCAGAAAATTTCTCCCCATCTTTTCTCTGTGGCTTTTAGCCATGCATAATGCATTTCCTCTCTCCGCATACCTTTGATGTAGCACCTCCTGTTGAAAAGCAGGAACTTTATGAGCGCGAGTGGTCCTGTTGCATCAACGGCACAGAGCTTGATCTCTTGAATAATTGTTTCACCAGCAGCCAGATGTCTgtcctttttatatatatatatatatatatatatatatatatatatatatatatatatatatatatacaccttGCCTCAGTTTTTCATAGAGCAGCACAGTTGTCTGctcttttcttcagctgcttcagggtCTGTAGTAAAATTTCCCATCATTATGTGATGGTGTTAGACTCAAGGTTTGGAAACTCCATTTTGGATAACGATTACAGCTAATTTGTCATGCTAGCTGGGAGGGAGAAGAGATTTTCTTATTATTCATTTGCTTAAATCTCTGAGTGTTTCAATCAAGTATATTGAGTTTTCTTCACAAACACACGGACTTACACATCCATGTTTATTGTAGATCCGGTTCATCAAGGCACCTTAGTTAGGGTGATTCTATTAATGTGAAACcatgaaacagaaaattcaagttacaacaatatatttaagtatttttaaatgttttcctgtgAGAGTTTTCAGCTCAATCACTCCCCCTTGTGACCAGGCATAATGCTGGGCCGCTCTCATTTAGTGGGACTCGATGCATTCAGGTTTTAATATGTGCTCATTTGCGCTGCTTAGAATTTAGTAAGGAAACCTTGGCACCTTCATGCATCAGGAGGAAATGTGTTTCGTGTGATAAAACTGAGTCTGGATTGTGGCCTTTTGTGGCAAAGTTTTGTTTCTGGCCACACATCACAGTCTCATCACTTCGTTCCTCTCCTGTTCCTTTTACCCAACAGGAAGCTGTAAAAGTGGCAGAGGCTGGAGCAGGTAGGCTGAATCACACCGTGCAAAAACTGACTTTCAGtggtttttcatttaaagatcGCAACACATTTGCATTCCAGACAGCAACGTGAGCAAATGTAGATAATCTGAcaagctccatcatccaggatTTATGTAACAGCAAAGCAAAGTGCTGCTGTCGTCCATctggacacttttttttttaacacttgcaTCTTCTGTCCTATGGATTTCCACATGCTAATGGGTGCAAATACACTTCTCTGGCAGCCACCACCTGTTTCAGCAGCAGTGGTTTTAACGCTGTGCTTACTTAATTACCTCACTTCATAtgattagattttattaaatgcagTCAATTCTCTCCTTATTTTTGTAGGTGTATGTAGTAATATGCAAGATAGGGGTATCTCAGTATGAGAGTCAGGGTTTGGTTTGGGTTcagttcagcagaaaaaaataaatgccaaatgatagggtttttttttgtttgcttgctttttaaacagacagtAACAAACCACCCTCACTAGTCAGTAAGGTCTAAGGTAGCTGGAAGATGTACAGCAAAATAGGATTTGTCAACTGGCAATTTCACTATGACTTAAAAAATATGCTTTGTAAGGTCATTTTATTCACTCTTTTCATCCGATTTGAACAGTAAACATTTCCCTCCAGGCCACGCGTCAAACGGAGAGTTTGATAAACTCCAAAGCTGAAAGCTGTCTATTGGGTTCAAAAgatattaccaaaaaaaaaaaactaataaaacaagacaaaacaccAAGGAGGGTTTGCTTCAAAAATTCGACTTTGACttgatgtaaaattaaaaaaagcaatacagAACTGAAAAACGTCTCCctatgtgaaaatacaaaacaaataaaatgtgaaatactCACTCCGGGCTTCTCGGCAAAGAGAGTGCCAGTGTGGGAAAATTACTTTTGATTTTACAATTATTGAATACATACCCAAATGACTTGCCATAGAGCATTTCAAAGCTCACAATTTATGACACACCAATTTGCCGTACGAGCGTGTCTCATCTGCCTCCTCGCTGCTGCGGGAAGCTTTTCCACACAATGAACAGGCATGTTTTCaaacttctgtgtgtttttctgaagcACCAATGCTTTGTTTTGGTGTGGAGTGTTTAGTTAGcatcttcctctgcttctttactgtcgtaaaaaaaaaaaaaatgctgtttaataaaatgtgtgctTGCCTCTAGATAGGCATGAACTCCTGTGACTAACTTATGTCTTCTGGCTCAGTGCGCCCATCCGAAATGTTTACACATGAGCGTCCGAATACAAATATATGTACCATTACACCCCAAATGGAAAGGgatgcttttcttttctaaatcaAAACTTAAATCTATCTTAATCAAGATATTGtccttttagccttttgttataAAATGATCAGATTATCAAAAACATCCCAAATGTATTAATATGgctgtattttttgtgtgtgtatatgttgACCATGTAAAGACATTTATATGCAATAGACCTCAAATACAAATACTTTATATGAAATACGGTGAAATGAAACAGCATTTTTCTCAGCCAGAGGGAGTtcaaaaagagcacaaagataaaaagaacagaacaaaggCAACCAATGGACTGTAAACACTGCCCTAAAACCATCAAGTGCAACCAGCGTCTGAGTGAACAatataaaatgtcacaaacataaaaaactacaactccGAATGAAATGTTTGCATGTCGAGAACTCATAAAGTTCATTTAATGTCTACattgcaaacataaaaagggaaagcattatgaataaaacaatcaaacatcaTATAATCATATTTTTCAACTAAAATTTGAAGGTTAAGTTAAAGCGCCTTTCTGTTTAACTATCATTTTTGCATAAATCGGTATTCTGTAGGGTAGCAATTTTTTCTCACTctgttgtttcttctgtttaccTGTCCCTCAGAGGAAGTCCAAGATGTTAGACAGAATGGACAAAACGATGCAACGAGACCAGGTGAGCAAAAAGGAATCTTGCAGAAACAATCCTGAGtacattaaaatatgtcttttGGGCTTGTTCTGTTGTCTTTATTGTCAAAACAGAACTGGTTTCCTCGTTGTTCTTGCCCGTGTTAATTCGTAATTCATGCCAAGCTGTCAGAGATCACGAAATCCCTAATAGATGTACCTGTCgatgtgcattttcttttctcagcttCGACACATTTGCATTATAAAGAAAGAAGGGCCTTTGTCATGCTGTATGTATAGTTCACAGTCACTAACATGATGGGATGAATGTAAATGAAATGCAGTGGGCACACGAGCGCAAACCTTGCATTTTTAAAGGGCAGAAGGTGGATTTAAATGTCAGCTGAAATGCTTTTCAAGCTCACAAGTAGAAAGAGGAGAGCTGCAAATTAAATGTAGCCatctatttaaattaaaatcagccAAGGTCGATAACACCCTCGGCCACGCTGCAGAATCTAAATCTGTGTCCAGTGTGCACTCCAAGCTCCGAGGCTCCCAACCTTTTTACCTCCTTATTTATACCTCCTCTAAGAAGCTGATCCTCGCTGCCCACTTTCACACATGCACCCAAAGAACAACCTGTGAAAGTTATTGGGAATCCATTTCtgggcttttttgttttttcaagtcAGGTGTGATGTTTGTGACAGCCTGATACTggctcttgtttttattgttacaagATGCTGAAGTCTCTGACGGGTTGGAGCAACTAAACGAGAGAATAACCTGAATTGGCCAGCCTGTGTCAAACAGCCTGTCATTTACCAAGATCAAATCCTTTGCCTGTGGTCCCCTGGAAGTATTTGAATCCGCTTTTAAAGCTGGCGAGTTCATTGTGATGGCTGAGGTATTATTTTCCTCAAGGCTGGAAACGTAGGGGTCCAGCTTTGATCAGTAGGCCTTAACATTTACAAGACTGAACTCGAGGCTCAGTCATattccataagaagtcaagaagtctgtcctcacacacctttcatcgtccatgAGACACTCAGATCAGACCTTCCAGGAAGCTCCTTCCTCCacctacagcgttaaaacgggtttcttcccgccggcttGTCAACCCTCCTGTGCTTGTACAGAATTTTTGCTTCCTCGaccagacatgtttattaaaccgactaAGACAGTCGTACCTGTGTCTCAGCGCGGCCTTTTTAAGTTCATGGGTTTCTAAGTGTTGCTGGAACTTTtataaagacggctgtattttctaacagcctcggccagctgctgAAGTcgcataaacacgcccacaacaacttctgaccaatcacacaatacttggcaaCCACGTGACTGAGAGCCAACTTCATGACGTCTCGTGGTGGTTGCAAAGGCCTTTACTCCCAACATATTCCAAATCAGCGTGTAAAGATTCATAATCCCTCTGTCTCACCTTTCATTGTTAGagttctcagtttagttttactTGACTGTTTACTCGAGTTTTAATATCAGGTTTGATTCAGGATCATCTACTTGTTGGTCTCAACGCAGAGcataaatgtgttattttactATTATTTCAGTAATTAGACAACTTCTACCGCTTCTAGTATACGTAACTGTGGTATACCTCAGTTTATTAGGTCctgtttttctcacttttttttttttttttaccattttttgtgtcaaaacaaaacaaaaaaatcatgctTAATGAAATGCTGCCTGTAAAATTTAAGCCCAAAACTTCTAACAAGTTACCTTAAACTAGCTGTCCTGAATGTCAGTCAGTTCCTTCTTGTTCCACAAACTTCTCCCAGCTtccagtttgttgtcttttagttCAGTGGTTCCCAAAAACTTTCGGCTTAAGCTTAAGCtcctaacaaataaaaacagctagCATCTGTAATGAAAAGGGTACAAAACATTTGTTGacacttttctttcttgtctttaGAAACATCTGACGATGATGTGAAGAAAACCCAAAGCCCTCCAGAGATTGAAGCGGCAGTTGTCCTAACCAATGGTCAGGGACATTTGGAAGCAAACACTAATCACAACAATTCAGAGCAGagtgttttaaaccaaaacggGCCCGCCAGAGTGTTTGAGGGTGTCGATAGCATTAAACTGGAGCCAGAGATAAGTGTTACTGAGGCAGCATCAGGTCCAAACGTCAGCATTAATGAAGCGGAGGAAGAAGGGACTCTGATGATGAGAGCAGAACCTGTGTTCATCACAGATGAAGGAGGAGATGTTCCTGACGATCTCTCCTCCCAGGAAGACCAGCAGGAGTCAGACAAAGCCTCTCTGCCACAGTCCGATTCAGGCGACACAGGAGAAGAGGATATGGAGCTGGTGGTCGAAACGGAGTCCGCTCCAGAACCTTTACCAGAATCAGAGATTAGTGAAGCAACTGAGCTCACCGTAGAAGCACAACCAACACCTGAGGAGGAAGACGTGGAAGGTGCCATAAAGTCTTGTACCAACGATgaagaagagacaaaaactaATGTCCAGGAAGAAAAAATGGAAGACCCggtctgtgtgcagctgcagtcaCTGGCCAGTGCTCTAGAGGGTGCCACAGTGGCTCCGGTGCCGGTCTACACGGAGGTGCCACCCTCCGCTCCCAGTCCAGAGGCAGAGGTCCACACCAAAGGCGAAGCTCCAGAAGCTCCCGTAGAAGAAAAAGCAGAGGTAAAAGTGGAAGACCCTGCCTTTCAGCTGGGTCACTTCCAGGAGGTGCCCCTGACTGAAACCCAAGACAACCAAAAGAAAGAGGCAGAACCAGGCGAAAAGGAACCACTTCTGATGAAAGCCGAAGCCTCTGCAGTCAACTCGGAGCCGGCAGGATCAACAACCAGCCCAGTCGCTACAGAAACACCGAGCCCGGCTACAAGGAGCCAAGGAGACGAGAACCAGAGGCCCAAACGTAAAACCTGCCAGTGCTGTTCTGTCATGTAAAGACCTTCCCTTCGTTTCCTCTAAGTCTCCTCTGTCTGCTGACGTCCATCAGTCTATAACACAGCCCAACTATTCtcttactttttaaattgtatgtCCACGTCTTCTCTTTTTCACGTTCAGCCAATATTTATATCACTACAACAAGTAAAACTTTCCCTTTCAACACGAAAGGCTTCTGACGGACTGGTTTATGTGTAGTTTTAATGTGCCTTAAGGAACTTGTTATCTGAAGCTACACTTTTAAATTCTCTTCATATAAAGTCAACCCAAACATGGAGaactttgaacattttgttggtTCGCAGCCAGTCtacaaaaactgaaatgcaaaaaagttttttaaaaaaaagaaagaaagaaatacagaaTTCCTATGAACTGAACTGTTTAAAATTGTATCTCAATCATCTGTAATCACTTTAAAGCTGAATTTTATTGGATTTAAATAGAAATGCTAACTGTTCCAATGTCAATGTGGGGCCTtacgtttttttatttactctgtAATGTTGTCGAGGAAAATGTACAGAAATTGGGCCCACCATTGAATAGTTTGAGCACCACTGACAATTTTAATTGATAAATTATTTTGAACTACCTGTGAGGATGTATATTGCTTGGAAAAGAAGGTCCAGAGATTTGTGTATGGATGTATatactgtaaacaaaaaaaaacaacaacaaaaagaacttTTTGAACTTTTGAGCGTTTGCTAAATGTTTTCATGAATAAACTTCTCTTTTATGGTACACCGCTTCACTTCCTCAATGTTCATCCAGCACCTTCACACTCGTAGTGCGTGTCTTTCTCATGCAGAACCGGCGGCAGAACAAGTTTTCTTCAAATGTAAATTTCTAAACATTGCACTGAAATGACGAGTTTTGCTCATGCAGTTTTAATTGGAGGATAAAAAGAGAGCTGTACCAGAGAGCTATTACAGACAATTTGGGAGGCTGTACCTTGATTTTCATGCATTATAATTATTCACTTGTGCAGCTGTAAGGAGCTTGTCAAAGCTGCCTACAGTAAGACTCCCAAATGTGGGCCTAAATTGCACAACGGGGGGGTCCTTGTTGAAAGGGAGACAGGTTGTGTGTAATGTCGCCTAGAGGACGAATTTGTTTTGTGCGAAGACATCTCAAACACCAATCCAAAGGGATTCCAAAGAGTCACAACCTCTTGTCTCTAAACAGGAGGTGCGTGGCTGGTGGTCTTGAAAGTTAAAAAGAATCAAAGGGACGCACACTTCCTGCTGGGTTTGTTATGCATGACCACACTACAGGTTTCAACCAGAATGTCTTCGAGATGTTACAACCAcctcttttcagttttgttcccattcaagctgcaaaaaaacaaatctgagttgttgtttttttttcttctgacctGGGTGCTTCAGTGTGAACATCATCATCAACATTCAGCCATGTGGCCAAGCCCACTAACACGCAGCAGAACCAGGGGGTTCTGGTTCCGGCTGATTCTGGTACGGTACCAGTGAAGCATGAGAACCCATCTGGTTTGCTGCACGGGCAGAAAATAAATGCCGTTCTCGTCACGGTGAGCTGCTTCTAGTTTGACTGTAAACGGGCAGAACTGATGACGGACGGAGGAAAAGAAGCTGTGGAGATGGAGGATCGGGTTTCTGCCTCCTCGGCTCCGTCCAGATAAGCtgagaaaatggagaaaattctgctatcaaaatgtttttgaaaaaatcttGAATGTAACTAAAATgcaaacatgcatttatttagatcgaacaaattaatttacaaagGGCAAAGAAGTGTTTAAGTTTGATCTGGAACTTAGACATTTCTTGAATCCTTTGACGGCACCAGATAATAAACATTATAAGTATGATATTATAGCCAAGTGCAAGTTCAAATGTAgaccattaaaaaacaaattaaaagctgcTTGAATCTAACATctaaagttttgtattttatgtattCAGTGTTCAGCATAAATACTTggttcatcaaaaaaaaaatttatagaCAATTTTTTGGGGGTGAATGAGCtttatggtttttaaatgtCCCATAACTggaatacatttatttactgactcagaaaaagacagaaactagTTTAAACTCTAAACAGTCTGGTGTGGAATGACAGCAGGAATCGAGCGGAGATGTGACTCACTCTGaaataatcttgttttattGGATGTTCTAGGTCAAGCTGCTTTTAACTGTGTTTTATCAGaataatgctgttttttctcagttaaatatctttttaaagagtttcacTTCTACAGGTGAGTCATTTCAAGcaaaagcactttttattttaattcagacTGAAGCAGTTTTATCGTTTGCGTGCTGATGCACTTCATATATGTCtacaaaaataagattttacTGCTTGCTCGGTTCTTATCACTTCTTTATTCCTCCTCGGGTTGAAAAGCAGAGCTGACATGTAGCACTAACTGGGTTCCCCCCCTCAGCGAACGAACATTTCCAGGATTTCAGAGTACCGCCGTGTGCTTTTTGTGTTCGTGTCTCATCTGATCCAGTAAATAACGTGCCTGATGTTTGACACAGAGCGTTTTAATGGGACCTGAGGCAAAAAACTAATCGATGTAAACAATATGTTACTAATTACTTAGTGATTCTCCTTTGAGTTCAATTTGCAGATTATACAAATGGTGATTTCAAAACTATAATTATCTGTCTAATGAGCGTCTCCAGGCTTGTGTTTAGTGGAGTAACTGATAAATATCACTACAAGAGACAGACAATCtctcatctgtttttaaaatcctagtttagtttatgttagcttactATCAGTTTATAATATCTGAGTTTGGTTTTCCTCTgctcatttcttgttttatgtttatatgatgtaaagcactttggattgccttgttgctgaaaagtgccatatgaataaatttgacttgacttgaattGAAGGTCATACACTGACGTTTAGCACCAGCAGCTCAGCAGGATGGACTGGAGCAACTGGAGCAGGAGAGGACGGAGTGGCTCAGCTCTCAGCTGGAGCTGATGTTCTGATGAGGTCAGACCTTTAATAGAGGCAGAGGCACAGAAGCATTCGAGAGTGAAAACCCTGCTCCAGCTGGTTGTCGGTGGCAGCGGAGCTTACGTCTAATTTTTTTTAGGAGTTTATACTAAAGAAGGTGACGCTGGCTCAGTTACTGCAAATCATCCTTTCAGCATAGATGGCgcgcaatctgttagcactcccaagtatgactctcaactactaccacgccagGTTTTAACTCAATACTTGCTTAGCTTctgctaaggttaattagctgtggcagccatcttgaatcaggtcggCTCccagagttaatcagttgtagacgaacattcagtgattactttttaagagttttattaaaatctgtccaatgatCCATTACTGCTAACAgccaggcacacaaacacacacacaagcatttACACAATCATCCGCTTTGTTTGAAAATAATggcaataaaaatatcaaacctATTTTTGACCTCAGTAGAAAAATCCTAACTGGATTCACTGTAGACGTGCCTGCACATGTTGAGTGTTATTACACCAGATGTGTCCTCTGTGTCTGAAAAAAGCCTTCAACCTGAATCCTCTCTGACCTCCAGCAAGGGGGGATTCATGTGGGTCTaaataaccttttaaaaaattgtgaaaaaaatcaactttatgGTCTCAGTCATTGTTTTTAAGGTAATTTGTAATAAAGCATCAAGTTTGATTTGTaaatttttgtccttttcagaGTTAAACAGACAGTTAAGCAGgttgtagtttatttatttgtatatttgttattttcagttttcccGTGGATAATAAAGATTTCAACACACCTGCAAACCAAACAATGACATTTATGTTGGATCCTGATATGTTAAATTTGATAGCATCCCTTTAATGTAATTGTGCTTgtctctgatttattttagacaaatcTTTTTTCTGAAGTATGTATAACaccaaattattaaaaaattcaGTCACAATATACCTTTATTTCACACATGACTTGTtactttaatgagttttcttttttaaattccctAACATTTCCCAATCCCAGAAACAGCAGGTTTAAATGGGACTCTGCCCTCAGGTACTCACAGGCTCACATTAGtgcgctctgtgtgtgtgtgtgtgtagtaaaTATTTTAGCACTTCAGTCGCACTTGTACAATTTAACAgttgaactgattttaaaagattcatgatttttgtttgtgctttcaaTTGGAAGTCTTTACCCAAAGCAGCAAGTTTCTTCttgagctaaaagtagaaacaaaatccaaattgaaatattttataacataCAAGACCCATTTAGGTAATCCTTTAATTTTGATCAACAAGAATTAaagtagaaaagaaaacacaataggtctaatgaaatctaatatattaatataatataatagatataataaaatacaataatgaTGACTTGATGTAAActctctcaaaaaaaaagataaaaaaaaccctcgTACATCTCACACAACCTGAAAAAGGCTGAAAGCTGAAGTTTATCCTTCAAACCATTTATTGTCTTTACTGCTCataatataaaatcaaaaaaaggataaaaggaTCCAAATAAACCATTCCAAataccaaaacaagaaaagaaaactaaaggaTCAAAATAAGTAATAAGAATAGATTCAAATTGATTAAATCTAGAAAACCTTAATgatcagtttaaatttattagatttaaaacaaaattctgcTTCTCACGTTTAAGGCCATTTAAAATCTCTCTCACCGGTATC of the Kryptolebias marmoratus isolate JLee-2015 linkage group LG3, ASM164957v2, whole genome shotgun sequence genome contains:
- the palm3 gene encoding paralemmin-3, with amino-acid sequence MDETEQYKQRLEAIAEKRRLQEEQDRARREQEDERLRQQQLKRKSLRDQWLMEGTPLSPTSPNNQNPYSSVFSSQTQDMEKPIDKLQPDIQRLAEEQDTVQKLHEAVKVAEAGAEEVQDVRQNGQNDATRPETSDDDVKKTQSPPEIEAAVVLTNGQGHLEANTNHNNSEQSVLNQNGPARVFEGVDSIKLEPEISVTEAASGPNVSINEAEEEGTLMMRAEPVFITDEGGDVPDDLSSQEDQQESDKASLPQSDSGDTGEEDMELVVETESAPEPLPESEISEATELTVEAQPTPEEEDVEGAIKSCTNDEEETKTNVQEEKMEDPVCVQLQSLASALEGATVAPVPVYTEVPPSAPSPEAEVHTKGEAPEAPVEEKAEVKVEDPAFQLGHFQEVPLTETQDNQKKEAEPGEKEPLLMKAEASAVNSEPAGSTTSPVATETPSPATRSQGDENQRPKRKTCQCCSVM